A genomic window from Rhizobium sp. 007 includes:
- a CDS encoding DUF4406 domain-containing protein, with protein sequence MLILIAGPYRSGTGDDPGKMTANLKRLEEPAYALFKAGHVPMIGEWVALPVWNAAGGKSIGDDLYEEIFHPVAHRLLELCEGVLRLPGDSKGADNDVRIARERGIPVWYKLEEVPGCARAA encoded by the coding sequence ATGTTGATCTTGATTGCAGGGCCGTACAGGTCCGGAACCGGCGATGATCCGGGAAAAATGACGGCCAACCTGAAGCGACTGGAGGAACCGGCTTACGCGCTCTTCAAGGCAGGCCATGTGCCGATGATCGGCGAATGGGTGGCCTTGCCGGTCTGGAATGCAGCCGGAGGCAAGTCGATCGGCGATGATCTCTACGAGGAAATCTTCCACCCCGTCGCCCACCGGCTTTTGGAGCTTTGCGAGGGCGTGCTGCGGCTGCCGGGGGACTCCAAAGGTGCCGACAACGACGTCCGCATCGCGCGCGAGCGCGGCATTCCGGTCTGGTACAAGCTGGAAGAGGTGCCGGGCTGCGCGAGAGCCGCGTGA
- a CDS encoding MFS transporter: MTSADQAAAPQSSVFQLFTSSLLPATLMLGGGVTLYAIESYITATVAPSIVRDIGGLPLLAWVTTLFVAAAVLGSIFVAMRPRGMGLRGAYVCGALIFATGSLICAAAPVMEVVLAGRAIQGFGAGILAALAYAFVRFAYPEPLWPKASTLYAAIWGVATLLGPSAGGLFSQGSAWRYAFIIIVPLGLLMAVLAPWLLPKATDDRAHGKTPALQICLLLVAVLFVSIAGTVEHMVTKAALIAVSILSISLMLVTERRGNNRLLPTGAVMLAKPVARVYLIMFALLFILVSDIYIPYFLQALHGVTPLISGYLTALVALGWTIAAFFSGSLTGRRASNAIVAGCIIEALATVFLAFFLARDNQMASLAILGPAAVAMLMMGFGVGLGWAHLVTKVLRLVSSAEQDKASAAISTVQSLGGAFGAAVAGVIANSTGLVTPGGIAGSISAARWLYAAMALPGIVTIAAALTLREKAEIEKRRLGAPLP; the protein is encoded by the coding sequence ATGACCAGTGCCGATCAGGCCGCTGCGCCGCAGTCATCCGTCTTCCAGCTTTTCACGTCGTCCCTGCTACCCGCCACGCTGATGCTCGGCGGCGGAGTGACGCTCTATGCAATCGAAAGCTATATCACCGCCACAGTCGCCCCCTCGATCGTCCGCGATATCGGCGGCTTGCCGCTCCTTGCCTGGGTGACGACGCTCTTCGTTGCCGCCGCCGTGCTCGGCTCGATCTTCGTCGCCATGCGGCCGCGCGGTATGGGCTTGCGCGGCGCCTATGTCTGCGGCGCCCTGATATTCGCAACAGGCAGCCTCATCTGCGCCGCCGCACCTGTCATGGAAGTAGTGCTCGCCGGGCGCGCCATTCAGGGTTTCGGCGCCGGCATCCTTGCCGCGCTCGCCTATGCTTTCGTCCGCTTCGCCTATCCGGAGCCGCTCTGGCCAAAAGCCTCCACGCTCTATGCCGCGATCTGGGGTGTTGCGACCCTACTCGGGCCGAGTGCAGGCGGCCTGTTTTCGCAAGGGAGTGCGTGGCGATACGCCTTCATCATCATCGTGCCGCTCGGTCTGCTGATGGCCGTTCTTGCGCCATGGCTGCTACCGAAAGCGACGGACGACCGCGCCCACGGCAAGACGCCGGCCTTGCAGATCTGCCTGCTGCTTGTCGCCGTGCTGTTCGTCAGCATCGCGGGCACCGTCGAGCATATGGTCACGAAGGCTGCGCTGATTGCCGTTTCCATCCTCTCGATCTCACTGATGCTGGTGACGGAACGTCGAGGCAACAACCGGCTTCTGCCGACCGGCGCGGTCATGCTCGCAAAGCCGGTTGCGCGCGTCTACCTCATCATGTTCGCGCTGCTGTTCATCCTCGTCAGCGACATCTATATTCCCTATTTCCTGCAGGCCCTGCATGGCGTGACGCCGCTGATTTCCGGCTATCTGACCGCCCTTGTCGCGCTCGGATGGACGATCGCCGCCTTCTTCAGCGGCTCTCTGACCGGCAGGCGCGCGAGCAACGCGATCGTCGCCGGCTGTATCATCGAAGCGCTGGCGACCGTTTTCCTGGCGTTCTTTCTCGCCCGAGACAACCAGATGGCGAGCCTTGCAATTCTCGGACCGGCGGCTGTCGCAATGCTGATGATGGGTTTCGGCGTCGGCCTCGGATGGGCGCATCTGGTGACAAAGGTGCTGCGCCTTGTCAGCAGCGCCGAGCAGGACAAGGCATCGGCAGCGATCTCCACCGTGCAGTCGCTCGGCGGCGCTTTCGGCGCGGCGGTCGCAGGCGTCATTGCCAACAGCACCGGGCTCGTCACACCGGGCGGCATTGCCGGCAGCATCTCGGCAGCCCGCTGGCTCTACGCCGCCATGGCGCTCCCGGGCATCGTCACGATTGCGGCGGCACTGACGCTGAGAGAGAAGGCCGAAATTGAAAAGAGGCGCCTCGGGGCGCCTCTTCCATGA
- the betI gene encoding transcriptional regulator BetI — protein sequence MPKIGMEPLRRKALVDAALRVIADHGTLSVTMSDIARQAGVSPALAHHYFGSKEQLLIETVRSLLRQLRDDTVTALKAARTPREKLSAVIRVSFQADQFAPETIAAWLAFYAEAQRSEETRHFLVIYARRLRSNLLANLKKLCPPDAAGRIAEGAAAMIDGLYIRQSLKSAPINIEASIGLTEDYVTMQLRGIE from the coding sequence ATGCCGAAAATCGGAATGGAACCTCTACGCCGAAAGGCGCTCGTCGACGCTGCGCTGCGCGTAATCGCGGATCACGGCACGCTGAGCGTCACCATGTCCGATATCGCCCGCCAGGCCGGCGTGTCTCCTGCCCTTGCGCACCACTATTTCGGCAGCAAGGAGCAACTGCTGATCGAGACGGTCCGTTCGCTGCTCAGGCAGTTGCGTGACGACACGGTGACGGCGCTGAAGGCTGCCCGGACACCACGCGAAAAGCTCTCTGCCGTCATCCGCGTCAGCTTCCAGGCCGATCAGTTCGCGCCGGAAACGATCGCCGCATGGCTCGCCTTCTATGCCGAGGCGCAGCGCTCGGAAGAGACGCGCCATTTCCTAGTCATCTATGCCCGCCGGCTGCGTTCGAACCTGCTGGCCAACCTCAAGAAGCTTTGCCCGCCGGATGCCGCAGGACGCATCGCCGAAGGCGCTGCTGCGATGATCGACGGGCTCTATATCCGCCAAAGTCTGAAATCGGCGCCGATCAACATCGAGGCTTCGATCGGGCTGACGGAGGATTATGTGACGATGCAATTAAGGGGGATCGAATGA
- a CDS encoding class I SAM-dependent methyltransferase: MPLPRYYIDKATEHGFPYGVDEFETINHQAYSCPNCHSSDRDRLYALFLTPVFQRLNQAQPFRFLDIAPGRSLSFWLKSHPHIFYRSCDMYMPEADDKADIHNLPYADETFDFVLCSHVLEHVDDPVRATSEIRRVLKQNSIAILMAPICLSIQDNYENPEVTTPEGRWQHFGQDDHVRIFSKQGFVDVIRRSGLAVQEVPVSEFLTPEVCDTYGIGLRSVLYLGVKQQAVQQEPERSVA, translated from the coding sequence GTGCCGCTTCCGCGGTATTATATCGACAAGGCGACCGAACATGGCTTTCCTTATGGGGTCGATGAATTCGAAACGATCAATCATCAGGCCTATAGTTGCCCCAACTGTCACTCGAGCGACCGCGACAGGCTCTATGCCCTGTTCCTGACGCCTGTGTTTCAGCGCCTCAACCAGGCGCAGCCGTTTCGGTTTCTGGATATCGCCCCAGGCCGCTCTTTGAGCTTCTGGCTGAAAAGCCATCCGCACATCTTCTATCGCAGCTGCGACATGTATATGCCGGAGGCGGACGACAAGGCGGACATTCACAATCTGCCTTATGCGGACGAGACTTTCGATTTCGTTCTATGCTCGCATGTGCTCGAACACGTCGACGATCCGGTGCGCGCCACCTCAGAAATACGGCGTGTTCTCAAGCAGAACAGCATTGCCATCCTGATGGCGCCGATCTGCCTGTCGATCCAGGACAACTATGAAAATCCCGAAGTGACGACGCCTGAGGGGCGCTGGCAGCATTTCGGCCAGGATGACCATGTACGCATCTTCTCGAAGCAGGGATTCGTCGATGTGATCCGGCGGTCAGGCCTTGCGGTGCAGGAGGTTCCGGTCAGTGAGTTCCTGACGCCCGAAGTCTGCGACACCTACGGCATCGGCCTCCGCTCCGTTCTTTATCTCGGCGTGAAGCAGCAGGCTGTCCAGCAAGAGCCGGAGCGCAGTGTCGCCTGA
- a CDS encoding NAD(P)H-quinone oxidoreductase produces the protein MPLPANMRFVDLPSFGAPEVMRIATGPVPVPGEGQILVRMQAIGINRPDVAQRQGTYPPPKDASPILGLELSGEVAAIGPGVAGYSVGDKVCGLANGGAYAEYCLLPVGQVLPFPKGYDAVKSAALPETFFTVWANLFQMAGLTEGESVLIHGGSSGIGTTAIQLARAFGAEVYATAGSAEKCEACEKLGAKRAINYKSEDFAEVIKAETGGDGVDVVLDMIGAAYFEKNIASLARDGCLSIIALLGGAVAERVNLAPIMAKRLTVTGSTMRARTAEEKRAIRDDLFSQVWPLLEAGKVAPVIHRTFAFEDVVEAHRLMETSSHIGKITLTV, from the coding sequence ATGCCCTTGCCAGCGAACATGCGTTTCGTCGACCTGCCGAGCTTCGGCGCGCCGGAAGTCATGAGGATCGCGACCGGACCTGTTCCGGTGCCCGGCGAGGGGCAGATACTCGTTCGCATGCAGGCGATCGGCATCAACCGTCCGGATGTGGCGCAGCGCCAGGGAACATACCCGCCGCCGAAGGATGCAAGCCCCATTCTCGGGCTCGAGCTTTCCGGTGAAGTGGCCGCGATCGGTCCGGGCGTTGCCGGATACTCGGTCGGCGACAAGGTCTGCGGCCTCGCCAATGGCGGTGCCTATGCCGAATATTGCTTGCTGCCCGTTGGCCAGGTTTTGCCGTTCCCGAAGGGCTACGATGCGGTGAAATCCGCAGCCCTGCCGGAGACCTTCTTCACCGTCTGGGCGAACCTCTTCCAGATGGCCGGCTTGACGGAGGGTGAAAGCGTTCTCATCCACGGCGGCTCCAGCGGCATCGGCACCACGGCGATCCAGCTCGCCCGCGCCTTTGGCGCCGAGGTCTATGCGACCGCAGGCTCGGCGGAGAAATGCGAGGCCTGCGAAAAGCTCGGCGCGAAGCGGGCGATCAACTACAAGAGTGAGGATTTCGCCGAAGTCATCAAGGCCGAGACCGGTGGCGATGGCGTCGATGTCGTACTTGACATGATCGGCGCTGCCTATTTCGAAAAGAATATCGCATCGCTCGCCAGGGACGGCTGCCTGTCGATCATCGCCTTGCTGGGCGGCGCGGTCGCTGAAAGGGTCAACCTCGCGCCGATCATGGCCAAGCGCCTCACCGTCACCGGCTCGACGATGCGCGCGCGCACTGCAGAAGAAAAGCGCGCCATCCGCGACGACCTTTTCTCCCAGGTCTGGCCGCTTCTCGAAGCCGGCAAGGTCGCCCCCGTCATCCACAGGACCTTTGCCTTCGAGGATGTCGTCGAAGCGCACAGGCTGATGGAAACGAGCAGCCATATCGGCAAGATCACGCTGACCGTTTGA
- a CDS encoding HdeD family acid-resistance protein, translating into MANVFDGAPSSSLQSKWIWFVGLGVLLLICGLIAVGNLLLATVVSVYSVGMLMVFGGIVYLIHAFQVRGWEHILFWALSGVLYVLAGICAFINPILTSAALTLFLAVALLVAGVFRVFIGRRMKPLKGWGWIVVSGVVTALAGFIIALGWPVNSLWVLGLFLAVDLILQGWTMIAFGIGLRSVQ; encoded by the coding sequence ATGGCTAACGTCTTCGATGGAGCGCCGTCCTCGTCCCTGCAGTCGAAATGGATATGGTTCGTGGGTCTCGGCGTGCTGCTATTGATCTGCGGCCTGATCGCGGTCGGAAATCTGCTTCTCGCCACCGTGGTGTCGGTCTATTCCGTGGGAATGCTGATGGTCTTCGGGGGGATCGTCTATCTCATCCACGCCTTTCAGGTGCGCGGCTGGGAGCACATCCTTTTCTGGGCGCTGAGCGGTGTACTTTACGTCCTCGCAGGCATATGCGCTTTCATCAATCCGATCCTTACCTCCGCTGCTCTGACGCTCTTTCTCGCCGTCGCTCTGCTTGTCGCCGGCGTCTTCCGTGTCTTTATCGGCCGCCGCATGAAGCCGCTCAAGGGCTGGGGCTGGATTGTCGTAAGCGGCGTGGTCACCGCGCTCGCAGGCTTTATCATCGCGCTCGGCTGGCCGGTGAACAGTCTCTGGGTCCTCGGTCTTTTCCTCGCGGTCGATCTTATTCTGCAGGGATGGACGATGATTGCGTTCGGCATCGGCCTTCGAAGCGTGCAATGA
- a CDS encoding DeoR/GlpR family DNA-binding transcription regulator — MLTTQRKSLILDILRRDGQVIAKRVAEDLALSEDTIRRDLREMAADGLLKRVHGGAMPIAPDLQNFSARRSVSSDAKQRLGARAVQMVKAGQMIFLDGGTTTAEIARYLPRDIAFTVATHSPTIATELEHHPTADIILIGGRLYKHSMVATGAAAMAAISQLRPDIFFLGVTAAHPVHGLSTGDFEEAAIKRHIARCAAETYVLLTEEKFDLVSPCAVLGIADVAGLIVSAGVPEERLAPYRALNAAILEA; from the coding sequence ATGCTGACAACACAACGCAAATCCCTGATCCTCGACATCCTGCGCCGTGACGGCCAGGTCATCGCCAAGCGCGTCGCCGAAGATTTAGCGCTGTCGGAAGACACGATCCGGCGCGACCTGCGGGAGATGGCGGCTGACGGGCTCTTGAAGCGGGTGCATGGCGGCGCGATGCCGATTGCGCCCGACCTGCAAAATTTCTCGGCGCGGCGGAGCGTTTCGTCCGATGCCAAGCAGCGGCTCGGCGCCAGGGCGGTGCAAATGGTGAAAGCGGGGCAGATGATCTTTCTCGACGGCGGGACGACGACGGCGGAGATCGCCCGGTATCTGCCACGCGACATCGCCTTTACCGTCGCAACGCATAGCCCGACGATCGCCACGGAACTGGAGCATCACCCGACCGCCGACATCATTCTTATAGGCGGGCGGCTCTACAAGCACTCGATGGTGGCAACCGGCGCTGCGGCCATGGCGGCGATCTCGCAGCTCAGACCCGATATCTTCTTCCTCGGCGTCACCGCCGCCCATCCCGTGCACGGGCTCTCCACGGGCGATTTCGAGGAGGCGGCGATCAAGCGCCATATCGCCCGTTGCGCGGCCGAAACATATGTCCTGCTGACCGAGGAGAAATTCGATCTCGTTTCGCCCTGCGCTGTGCTCGGCATTGCCGATGTTGCCGGACTGATCGTTTCGGCGGGAGTGCCGGAAGAGCGGCTTGCGCCCTACCGGGCGCTCAATGCCGCGATCCTCGAAGCATGA
- a CDS encoding MarR family transcriptional regulator codes for MRQSPANRILLLLKTEGPQRAASIGDVLGTTSEAARQHLTKLAEDGLVEPLTEPGSGRGRPGQLWHLTLAGNQTFPDGHAELTATLLSTMVKTLGRDALDTIISAREAETVKRYREEVSASDLALRIRQLTAIRTREGYMADSWMEEDGTFMLVENHCAICAAARACAGFCRSELETFRNVLGANVERSEHILLGARRCAYRISPL; via the coding sequence ATGCGTCAATCGCCTGCCAACCGCATTCTGCTTCTGCTAAAGACCGAAGGGCCGCAGCGCGCAGCGTCGATCGGCGATGTGCTGGGCACTACGTCTGAAGCGGCGCGCCAGCACCTGACGAAGCTTGCCGAGGACGGTCTTGTCGAGCCGCTTACCGAGCCGGGTTCGGGCAGAGGACGGCCAGGCCAGCTCTGGCATCTGACCCTGGCCGGGAACCAGACCTTTCCGGACGGCCACGCGGAATTGACCGCGACCCTTCTGAGCACCATGGTCAAGACGCTCGGCAGGGATGCCCTGGATACCATCATCTCGGCACGCGAGGCAGAAACCGTGAAGCGCTATCGCGAGGAGGTCTCGGCTTCCGATCTCGCTCTGCGCATCCGCCAGCTGACAGCGATCCGGACGCGCGAAGGTTACATGGCCGATAGCTGGATGGAAGAGGACGGCACGTTTATGCTTGTCGAAAACCACTGCGCCATCTGTGCGGCGGCCCGGGCCTGCGCCGGCTTCTGCCGTTCCGAGCTCGAGACCTTCCGCAATGTGCTTGGCGCCAATGTCGAGCGGTCCGAGCACATTCTCCTCGGCGCCCGCCGCTGCGCCTACCGGATCAGTCCGCTTTAG
- a CDS encoding asparaginase has product MSNPVTVEVTRGSLVESCHRGTVVAVDGDGKVVFGLGDIDAGVFPRSSCKAMQALPLVESGAADAYGFGNKELALACSSHNGEDEHVALAASMLARAGGSVETLECGVHWSSDRKTLIHQARTITAPTALHNNCSGKHAGFVCACCHQDIDPKGYAGYDHPLQQEIRGTMESLSGAVLGRDNCGTDGCSIPTYAVPLRGLAHGFAKMATGNGLEPLRAKASRRLFDACMAEPFYVAGTGRACTELMQIAPGRIFAKTGAEGVFCAAIPEEGISIAVKCEDGTTRAAEAMVAAALARFFERGSEVHAKLISMGVKPMHNWNGIHVGDIRVTAALLA; this is encoded by the coding sequence ATGTCCAATCCCGTCACTGTCGAAGTCACTCGCGGCTCGCTCGTCGAAAGCTGCCATCGCGGCACGGTCGTTGCCGTCGACGGCGATGGCAAGGTCGTCTTCGGGCTTGGCGATATCGATGCCGGCGTTTTCCCGCGGTCTTCCTGCAAGGCTATGCAGGCGCTGCCGCTGGTCGAAAGTGGTGCGGCCGATGCCTATGGCTTCGGCAACAAGGAACTGGCGCTCGCCTGTTCTTCACATAACGGCGAGGACGAGCATGTGGCGCTTGCCGCCTCCATGCTGGCGCGCGCTGGAGGGAGCGTCGAAACGCTGGAATGCGGTGTCCACTGGTCATCGGACCGCAAGACTCTGATCCACCAGGCGCGCACGATCACAGCGCCGACGGCGCTCCACAACAATTGTTCCGGCAAGCATGCAGGCTTCGTCTGCGCCTGCTGCCATCAGGATATTGATCCGAAGGGCTATGCCGGCTACGACCACCCGCTGCAGCAAGAGATACGCGGTACGATGGAGAGCCTCAGCGGCGCCGTGCTCGGCCGCGACAATTGCGGCACCGACGGCTGCTCGATCCCGACCTATGCCGTGCCGCTCCGCGGCCTCGCGCATGGCTTTGCCAAGATGGCGACCGGCAATGGCCTTGAACCGCTGCGCGCCAAGGCCTCCCGCCGCTTATTTGACGCCTGCATGGCGGAGCCCTTCTATGTCGCGGGTACGGGCCGCGCCTGCACCGAGCTGATGCAGATCGCGCCGGGCAGGATTTTCGCCAAGACCGGCGCCGAGGGCGTCTTCTGCGCTGCAATTCCCGAAGAAGGGATCTCGATTGCCGTAAAGTGCGAGGACGGGACCACTCGCGCCGCCGAGGCCATGGTGGCGGCAGCGCTCGCCCGGTTCTTCGAAAGGGGCAGCGAGGTTCACGCGAAGCTGATTTCGATGGGTGTCAAGCCGATGCACAATTGGAACGGCATCCATGTCGGCGACATTCGCGTCACGGCTGCGCTTCTCGCATAG
- a CDS encoding type II toxin-antitoxin system ParD family antitoxin, producing the protein MPMVTVSISPVQAAGIRDAVDHGGYASSSEVVREALRLWDAARKLAEYRNDVLNDEDRASGGRCVADMFADHEAERRRSA; encoded by the coding sequence ATGCCAATGGTCACAGTTTCCATATCACCGGTCCAGGCAGCAGGCATTCGCGATGCCGTCGATCATGGCGGCTATGCATCGAGCAGCGAGGTTGTCCGTGAGGCGCTGCGCCTCTGGGATGCCGCCCGCAAGCTCGCAGAATATCGCAATGACGTTCTAAATGACGAAGACCGCGCGAGTGGAGGCCGCTGCGTTGCAGATATGTTTGCCGATCACGAAGCGGAGCGCCGCCGATCCGCCTGA
- a CDS encoding glutathione S-transferase family protein has translation MLTFYFAPSTCALASLIALEESGLAYEARMISFKDNEQRSPEYLKINPKGRVPALVTDRGIVTETPAILAYIAQTAPAARLAPLDDSFEFARLQAFNSYLCSTVHVNHAHKRRGPRWADDPAAHEAMQAKVPQTMTESFELIEETMLAGPWVMGEQYSVADPYLFTMTGWLRGDGVDPMRFAKATAHYARMMDRPAVQRALTIEKG, from the coding sequence ATGCTGACATTTTATTTCGCGCCAAGCACCTGTGCGCTGGCAAGTCTCATCGCGCTGGAGGAATCCGGCCTTGCCTATGAAGCAAGGATGATCAGCTTCAAGGACAACGAGCAGCGCTCGCCGGAATATCTGAAGATCAACCCGAAGGGCCGCGTCCCCGCCCTCGTCACCGATCGCGGCATCGTCACCGAAACGCCGGCGATCCTCGCCTATATCGCGCAGACCGCCCCGGCGGCCAGGCTCGCGCCCCTCGACGACTCCTTCGAGTTTGCCCGACTGCAGGCCTTCAACAGCTACCTCTGCTCGACCGTGCATGTGAACCATGCACATAAGCGCCGCGGGCCCCGCTGGGCCGACGATCCCGCCGCGCACGAAGCCATGCAGGCCAAGGTGCCGCAGACCATGACGGAAAGTTTCGAACTCATCGAGGAGACGATGCTCGCCGGCCCCTGGGTCATGGGCGAGCAGTATTCCGTCGCCGATCCCTATCTCTTCACGATGACCGGCTGGCTGCGCGGCGACGGCGTCGACCCGATGCGTTTCGCCAAGGCCACCGCCCATTACGCCCGGATGATGGATCGCCCGGCGGTGCAGCGGGCGCTGACGATTGAAAAGGGATGA
- a CDS encoding EAL domain-containing protein: MSLAAAVEPGVLRRYASDQIVTLAKLVIENAFQPIVEAGTGTVFGYESLMRGQERLGFDSPVEILDEAHRAAQLLQLEQMVASRALAKFATLGNYSTSTLFLNLDVRLIPHGDRLVETLLQHLKAANIPPSSVCFEFSERFDNTSVPEFEALVSKLRKTGFKLAIDDFGVGHGEMKLLCDYAVDYLKIDRHFVADIDRKPRKRHLLKNIVNIAHVLGTRVIAEGIETEAEFLACREYGVDLVQGWFIARPTPHTSELVSSFPHLQDLGKSKHNTQSLDEILIRKQIEVLPTVYENDSIDTVFELFRRNPRQAFFPVLNANGEPRGIIHEHHIKEYIYQPFGRDLLKNKVYGRTISHFVEMAPIVGLDSDAERLMTIFANMEGSNCLILTDNMRYAGVVSAASLIKVINEKQLKTAQDQNPLTGLPGNRAIRDFMRQAGRDGDEVRHFCYCDFDNFKPFNDAYGFHLGDHAISLFAALMRRYFFAERHFLGHVGGDDFFIGVIGWTKEELTEILDRLISDFHEDVRDLYSDEDRAAGRIRGHDRAGAEALFPLMRCSIGVLELPEGLVIDDINRVSAEIAHIKAEAKESADGLIFHPLGEAN; the protein is encoded by the coding sequence ATGTCTTTGGCTGCCGCCGTCGAACCGGGCGTATTACGCCGTTATGCCAGCGATCAGATCGTGACGCTCGCGAAACTCGTCATCGAAAATGCTTTCCAGCCAATTGTCGAAGCAGGGACGGGCACGGTCTTCGGCTACGAGTCCCTGATGCGCGGGCAGGAACGCCTCGGCTTCGATTCCCCTGTTGAAATCCTCGATGAGGCGCATCGCGCCGCCCAGCTGCTGCAGCTGGAGCAGATGGTCGCCAGCCGCGCGCTCGCCAAGTTCGCGACGCTCGGCAATTATTCGACCTCGACGCTTTTCCTCAATCTCGACGTCCGGCTGATCCCGCACGGCGACCGCTTGGTTGAAACCCTCCTCCAGCACCTGAAGGCCGCCAACATCCCGCCGTCCTCGGTCTGCTTCGAATTCTCCGAGCGTTTCGACAATACCAGCGTGCCGGAATTCGAGGCGCTGGTTTCCAAGCTCCGCAAGACCGGCTTCAAGCTGGCAATCGACGACTTCGGCGTCGGTCACGGCGAAATGAAGCTCCTTTGCGACTATGCCGTCGATTACCTCAAGATCGACCGTCACTTCGTCGCCGACATCGACCGCAAGCCGCGCAAGCGCCACCTGTTGAAGAATATCGTCAACATCGCCCATGTGCTCGGCACCCGGGTGATCGCGGAAGGCATCGAAACCGAAGCGGAATTCCTCGCTTGCCGCGAATATGGCGTCGATCTCGTCCAAGGCTGGTTCATTGCCCGGCCGACGCCGCATACCTCCGAGCTCGTTTCCTCGTTTCCGCATCTGCAGGATCTCGGCAAGAGCAAGCACAACACGCAATCGCTCGATGAAATCCTTATTCGCAAACAGATTGAAGTGCTGCCGACGGTCTATGAGAACGACAGCATCGACACGGTCTTCGAGCTCTTTCGCCGCAATCCGCGCCAGGCGTTCTTCCCGGTGTTGAATGCCAATGGCGAGCCGCGCGGCATCATCCATGAGCACCATATCAAGGAATATATCTACCAGCCCTTCGGCCGCGATCTCCTGAAGAATAAGGTCTATGGCCGCACGATTTCACACTTCGTCGAAATGGCACCGATCGTCGGTCTTGATTCCGACGCCGAGCGGTTGATGACGATCTTCGCCAATATGGAAGGCAGCAACTGCCTGATCCTTACGGACAACATGCGCTATGCCGGCGTCGTCTCCGCCGCCTCGCTCATCAAGGTCATCAACGAAAAGCAGCTGAAGACCGCGCAGGACCAGAACCCGCTGACCGGCCTGCCGGGCAACCGCGCCATCCGCGATTTCATGCGCCAGGCCGGTCGCGACGGCGACGAGGTACGGCATTTCTGCTATTGCGACTTCGATAACTTCAAGCCTTTCAACGATGCTTATGGTTTTCATCTCGGCGACCACGCGATCTCGCTCTTCGCCGCGCTGATGCGCCGTTACTTCTTCGCCGAGCGTCATTTCCTCGGCCATGTCGGGGGCGACGACTTCTTCATCGGCGTCATCGGATGGACGAAGGAGGAACTGACCGAGATTCTTGACCGGCTCATCAGCGATTTCCACGAAGACGTCCGCGATCTCTATTCCGACGAGGACCGCGCTGCCGGGCGCATTCGCGGTCATGACCGTGCCGGTGCGGAAGCGCTTTTCCCGCTGATGCGCTGCTCGATCGGTGTCCTTGAACTGCCGGAAGGCTTGGTGATCGACGACATTAATCGTGTCAGCGCCGAAATAGCGCACATCAAGGCCGAAGCGAAGGAAAGCGCCGACGGGCTGATCTTTCATCCGCTGGGCGAGGCGAATTGA